The DNA sequence CTTCGCATGACATCGATACGTCGAAAAGGCGTTGCTCTCCAGCGACGCCTTTTTGCGTTGAATCGTATTTCGACTATAATGTTCTGTAGCGAATCCACTGAACGCAGAGCTTCCCGCAATCGTGCGTGAGCTACTCTACGACTGCGGGGATGCTCTGACATTCAGTTAATTAACTGAGTAGACGCAGCCGATATCAGCTGTTGCCTCTACTCAGCTTCAGACAGTTTGTCCGGAATGGATTCCTTCCGCAAACTCCTCGACCATCTTCGCGCAGAACGCGGGCAGGTCATCTGGCTTGCGACTGGTCACCAGTCCGTTGTCACATACGCACTCCTGGTTAACCCAGTTAGCGCCGGCATTGACCAGATCTGTTTTCACACTGGGCCACGACGTCACCATTCGCTCGTCGACCACATCAGCTTCTATCAGCATCCAGGGACCATGACAGATCGCCGCGACCGGAATTCCTTCCTTAAAGAAATCACGGACAAAATTAACGGCGTTCACACTGAGCCGCAGGGCATCGGGATTGAATACGCCCCCGGGCAGCACCAGTCCCTGGAAGTCGGTCGCATTCACTTCATCGACCGTCTGGTCAACGCTGAACTTATCACCTTTTTGATCGTGGTGCACACCCTGTATTTTGCCGCTCTCCAATGAGATCAGCCGGGGCTCGCCCCCCGCGGTCTGCACCGCCTGCCAGGGTTCCGTCAGTTCGACCTGCTCGAATCCATCGGTCGCCAGAAATGCAATTGTTTTTCCCTCAAGCTGTTTCCCTG is a window from the Gimesia benthica genome containing:
- a CDS encoding type 1 glutamine amidotransferase domain-containing protein gives rise to the protein MSGKQLEGKTIAFLATDGFEQVELTEPWQAVQTAGGEPRLISLESGKIQGVHHDQKGDKFSVDQTVDEVNATDFQGLVLPGGVFNPDALRLSVNAVNFVRDFFKEGIPVAAICHGPWMLIEADVVDERMVTSWPSVKTDLVNAGANWVNQECVCDNGLVTSRKPDDLPAFCAKMVEEFAEGIHSGQTV